From the genome of Streptomyces sp. V2I9:
ACCCCGAGCGGACGCCCACTGTGCCATCCATGATCGAACAGCTCGCAGGCGGCCCTGCCGAATGATCGGGGATGCTTCGGTCCTCCCGGCGTGGCGGTCGGCTTCTTCGCGGACGGACAGCACGCGTTCGGTCGAGGGGCCTGGACCGCTCCCCTCCGGCGCGTCGCGGAGCACGCCGTCGGGGCGGTTCAGGACGCCCGGGCGCGGTCCCGGACGTCGTGACGCAACGATCACCGCCCCGCACAGGACACGCCGACCGCCGGGTGACGGCCACGCCGTGCGCACGGGGCACACTGGGGCGACCCACCCGAATTCCCGTACGAAGGAGTGCGCCGTGGCCCTCACCCGAGAAGAACGTGAACAGTTCCTCGCCGAACCCCGTGTCGCGGCGCTGTCCGTGGCGTCCGGGGAGGACGGTCGCGCCCCGCTCAGCGTGCCGATCTGGTACGCGTACGAACCGGGCGGCGATGTCCGCGTCCTCACCGGCCGCACCTCGCGCAAGGCCGAACTGATCGCCGCGGCGGGCCGGTTCACGCTGCTGGTCGACCGGTTGGAGCCGACCGTCCGGTACGTCTCCGTCGAGGGGCCCGCCGTCGACACCCGGCCCGCCACCCGTGACGACCTGGAGCAGATGGCGGCCCGCTACCTTCCGGCCGGGAAGGTCGCCGGGTACGTGGACTTCGCCCGGGAGAACCACGGCGAACAGGTGTTGATCACCCTGCGCCCCGAACGGTGGGTCAGCTCGGACCTCGGCCAGGTCTGAGCCGGGAGCGGCCGGAGGGCGACGAGCCCGTACGTCACGACGGCGCCCGGTGTCCGGCAGGAGGACCTGCCGGACACCGGGCGCCGTACGGAGGGGCCTACCGGGATCAGACCGCCGGGGCCGGGTACGTCGGGTACTCCACCCCGGAGACGTGCTGGACGACCCGGATGACCTGGCACGAGTAGCCGAACTCGTTGTCGTACCAGAGGTAGAGGATGGCGTTGTCGCCGTCCACCTTGGTGGCGCCCGCGTCGACGATCGAGGCATGGCGCGAGCCGATGAAGTCGCTGGAGACCGCGTCGGGCGCGCTGATGAAGTCGATCTGGCGCTTGAGCGGCGAGGCCAGCGACACGTTGCGCAGGTAGTCGAGGACCTCCTCGCGGGTGGTCTCGCGCTCCAGCCGCAGGCTCAGGATCGCGATCGAGACGTCCGGCACCGGGACGCGGATCGAGCTGCCGGTGATCGGGGCCTTGAGATCGGGCAGCGCCTTCGCCACGGCGGACGCGGCGCCGGTCTCGGTGATGACCATGTTGAGCGCCGCCGAACGGCCACGACGGTCGGAGTCGTGGTAATTGTCCAGCAGGTTCTGGTCGTTGGTGTACGAGTGGACGGTCTCCACGTGTCCGCGCAGCACGCCGTACTCGTCCGCCATCGCCTTCAGCGGCGGGACGATCGCGTTGGTCGTGCAGGACGCGCAGGACAGGATCTGGTCGTCCGGCTTGATCGTGGCGTGGTTGACGCCGTGCACGATGTTGGGGACGTCGCCCTTGCCCGGCGCGGTGAGCACGACCTTGGCGATGCCCGGCCGGAGGTGCTTGGACAGCCCCTCGCGGTCGCGCCACCGGCCGGTGTTGTCGATGAGGATGGCGTCGTTGATGCCGTACGCCGTGTAGTCGACCGTCGTCGGGTCGTCCGAGTAGATCACCTGGATCTCGTTGCCGTTGGCGATGATCTTGCTGTTCGCCTCGTCGACGGTGATCGTGCCCTGGAACTGGCCGTGGATCGAGTCGCGCCGCAGCAGCGAGGCGCGCTTGACGATGTCCTGGCCCTTGCCCTTGCGGACGACGATGGCCCGCAGGCGCAGCCCGTTGCCCGAGCCGGCCTTCTCGATGAGCAGGCGGGCCAGGAGGCGGCCGATGCGGCCGAAGCCGTAGAGCACCACGTCGCGCGACGCACGGCGCTCGATCTTGTTCTCGCCCGTCGCCCCAGCGACGGCCTGCGCGGTGAACTCCTCGACGGAGAGTCCGCGGCCATCGGCCCGGTAGGTGGCGGCCAGCATACCGATGTCGATCTGGGACGGGCCGAGGTCGAGCGTCGTCAGCGCCCGCAGGAACGGCATCGTCTCGGTGACCGAGAGTTCCTCACCGGCTATCTGCCGGGCGAAGCGGTGGGTCTTGAGGATGCTGACCACCGACTTGTTCACCAGGGAGCGGCTGTGCAGCAGGACGTTCACGTCCTGCTCACGGTGCAGCTTCCCGATGATCGGGATCATCGACTCCGCGATCTCCTCGCGGTGCATCCAGTTGGTGAACGAGTCGTCGTTGACAGTCACAAGTTTATCTTTCGAGCTAGGCGGCGCTCATATGGTAACCGGACGGTCTTCCGGCCCTTCAGGGGGTGCCCCACCTGCGGGCAGGCCGGGAATCGCGGCCCCTCGGAAGAGGCCGGAACGCCGGTCGGGTCCAGCGTGTGGGCGGCCCGGGCCTGGTGCGGGGACATGCGGGGCCGAGCTGGCGCAATCGGGCGCGCGTGCGAGGGCTCATACCAGAGTGGGACGGATGGCGGGCAAGTTCGACAACTGCCCGTCGCGCATACGACATTGACGACTACCGTGTGTGTCCGGTGATCAACGGTGGGCTCATGACGTTCGGGCCTGCCCGACCGATGACCCGCGCCTGACCGACCACCGTAGGGGCCACCGCATGGACGCCGGCACGACCGCCGACCCCCGGTGCCCCCTGTACCGAGGACGCTGATGTCTCAACTTCGCGCACCCGACGCGCGACCGGACCGCCGCGACGGCGGGCGGCACGGCCGCCCCGGACCGCGCGCCCACCCCGCCCCGACCGGGCCCCGTGCCGCAGGGCCGCCCCCCGACCTCCGCATGCGCCCCCAGCTGCTGCGGACCGCACTGCTCCCGGCCGTCGCCGCGGTGCTCGGCGGAGCCGCGGCCGTCATCTTCACCGCGCGCGCCGGAGCCGTCGACCCCTCGCCCGGTCTCTGGGCGGCGCTCGGCGGATCGGCCGCCCTGGCCGTAGCCGCGGTGGCCGCCGCCTACCTCGGCGCCCACCGGGTCGCGGGACAGGTGCTGGAGCGGACGCTCGCCCTCCGGCAGGCCGGCGCCCAGGGCCAGGCCGAACTGCGACGGGTGGTGGAGCAGTTGCGTGACGGCGAGACCGTCGCCCCGCACCCGCCCCGACGGGCCCAGATGGCCGGCGGCGACGCCTTCGACCTGCTCGGCCAGGAGATGGCGCGTGGCCAGGAGGCCGCCGTCGCCGCCGTCGTCCAGGCGTCCCAGATGTTCAGCAGGGCGGGCAACGAACAGAAGGTCGAGGTCTTCGTCAACCTCGCGCGCCGACTGCAATCCCTCGTCCACCGCGAGATCCAGATCCTCGATGAGCTCGAACACGAGGTCGAGGACCCCGACCTCCTCAAGGGCCTCTTCCACGTCGACCACCTCGCCACCCGGATCCGCCGCCACGCGGAGAACCTCGCCGTGCTCGGCGGGGCCGTGTCCCGCCGGCAGTGGAGCAACCCGGTCACCATGACCGAGGTGCTCCGCTCGGCCATCGCCGAGGTCGAGCAGTACCCCCGCGTCAAGCTCGTCCCGCCGATGGAGGGCACCCTGCGCGGCCACGCCGTCGCCGACGTGATCCACCTGCTGGCGGAGCTGGTCGAGAACGCCACGGTGTTCTCCGCCCCGCACACCCAGGTCCTCCTGCGCGTCCAGCACGTCACCGCAGGACTCGCCCTGGAGGTGGAGGACCGCGGCCTCGGGATGCCGGAACACGAGCAGAAGCGGATGAACGCCCTGCTCTCCGACCCCGACCAGGTCAACGTCGCCCATCTGCTCCAGGACGGCCGGATCGGCCTGTTCGTCGTCTCGGCCCTCGCCCGCCGCCACGGCATCGCGGTCCGCCTGCAGAGCAACATCTACGGCGGTACGCAGGCGGTGCTCGTCCTCCCGCAGTCGCTGCTCGGGGACGACCCCGACGCCCCGCCCTCGTCCGACGCCGCCCCTGTACCGCCCCCCGGAGCGGTGCACCGTCCGCCCGTCGAAGCCGCCGCCGCGGTCCCGCGGCAGAGCGGGCCGGCCGACGCCGCGTCCTCGGCCCAGCCGCCCACCGGAGGGGCCCGCCCCGCACCCGCCCGCGGTCGGAGCGACCGCCCGGAGCCGCCCGCCGGTCAGGCCCCGCCCCTCCCGCTGCGCGCCGAGCGCGTCGACCGCGCCGCACCGCCCGCCTCCCCGCCCGAGGGCGGCAGCACCGCCGCACCGGCGGGCGTCCACGAGCGCGACGACCGCCCGGCCCCGCCGCCCGCCCGCCCCGAGCTGCCCAAGCGGTCGAACCAGGAGCACCTCGTACCGCAGCTGAGGGAAACGCCTGCCCCGCGCGTCGAGGACGAACACGCCCTCCACGACCCCGGCCTCATGGCCGCCTTCCGGCGCGGCATCGACCTCGCCGAGGCCCAGACCGCCCAGGAGGAGAACCCCGACGGCGGCCACGGGGGCCCCGACTCCGCGGAGACCGGCGGGCAGACCGCCCTCGACGCCCCCCTGGAGACGCTCTCGCCCCTCCCCGTACGCGGAGACACCGCGCCGCACGAGCGGCCCAACCCGGCCCGGCGCTCCCGGCAGGACCGTGCGCTGTCCGCGTCCGACCTTCCCGTACCGGACAGCTACCCGCCCGACGCGTACCCGCACGACATCCCCACGTACCTGCCGGGCGGGGCCGTACCGGAACCCCGGAAAGACACCACCTTCAAGGAGTGGACACCATGACGAGCGATATGCGGTCCGGGCAGGTCTCGGACCTGGACTGGCTGCTGAGCGGACTGGTCCAGCGCGTGCCCTACACGCGCAGCGCGGTCCTGCTCTCCGCCGACGGGCTGGTGAAGTCCGTCCACGGCATGGACCCCGACAGCGCCGACCACATGGCGGCCCTGGCCGCAGGTCTGTACTCGCTGGGCCGCAGCGCCGGAGCCCGCTTCGGGGACAACGGGGACGTGCGGCAGGTGGTCGTCGAACTGGACTCCACGCTGCTCTTCGTCTCCACCGCCGGATCGGGCACCTGCCTCGCCGTCCTCGCCGGGCGCGAGGCGGACGCCGCCGTCCTCGGCTACGAGATGGCGATGCTGGTCAAGAGCGTCCGCCCCTACCTGACGACCCCGCTGCGGCAGCCCGCCGGGGCGCCGTTCACTCCGGGGATCTGAGGATGCCGGCCCCGCAGGACGGGCCCCTGCTCGACGACGCGGCCGGCCGGCTGATCCGCCCGTACACGATCAGCAACGGCCGCACCCGGCCGTCCACCGCGTTCGACCTGCTGTCCCTGATCATGGCCACGGGCATCGAGCCCGACGTCCCGCTCGGCCCCGAGCACACCATCGCCCTCGGTCTGTGCGAAGGGCCGGTGTCCGTCGCGGAGATCGCCGCGCACCTCCGGCTTCCCGCTGTCGTCGCCAAGGTCATCCTCTCCGACCTGGTCGCCTGCGGCGCGGTCACCGCCCACGCCCCCGCTTTCCGTGACATGCCCACCGACCGATCTCTGCTGGAGGCAGTGCTCGATGGTTTACGACGACAGCTCTGACCGCACCGGAGCCCCCGAGTTCTTCCCCGTGGCCCTGAAGGTGCTGGTCGCCGGAGGATTCGGCGTCGGCAAGACGACGTTCGTGGGCGCGGTCAGCGAGATCGCCCCGCTGTCCACCGAGGAGTTGCTGACCCAGAGCAGCGTGGGGACGGACAACCTGGAGGGCGTCGAGTCCAAGACGGCCACGACCGTCGCCATGGACTTCGGCCGCATCACCCTCTCCGAACAGCACGTCCTCTACCTGTTCGGCACACCCGGACAGGAGCGCTTCTGGTTCATGTGGGACGAACTCTCCCGGGGTGCGCTCGGCGCGGTGGTGCTGGCCGACACCCGGCGCCTCGCCGAATGCTTCGCCGCGGTGGACTTCTTCGAGCGGCGCGGCATCGGATTCATCGTCGCCGTCAACGAGTTCGACGGCGCCTACCGCTACGAACCCGACGAGGTCCGTGCCGCGCTCGACCTCGGGCCCGAGGTGCCCGTCGTCCTGTGCGACGCCCGGATGGCCAGCTCCGGCACGGGCGCCCTCGTCACCCTGGTCCAGCACCTCATCAACGCCACCTCGGCCCCCGCCCCACTCCAGACGTACGGAGCCCACCCGTGACATCCTTCGCCACCGGCAGGATGCTCCTGACACCCACCGACCGGCACGGCCGGGCCCGCGCCGAGCGACTGCGCAAGCTGGACCTCGGCGAACGCCCCGACTCCTCCTACGACGACTTCGACGCCTTCGCCGACAAGGTGGCCGAAGCCACTGCCAGCCCCTTCTCGATGGTCAACTTCATCGACGAGAACCGGCAGTTCTTCGCCGGGCTGCACACCCCCGCGGGCAACCGCCGTGGACAGGAGCTCGGTTCGGCCGCCGCGGGCAGCGACCGCGGCAGCCGGTACATGGCCCGCGACCACGGGTACTGTCCGCACGTCCTCGCCCGGCGCAAGGCCCTCGTGCTGGACGACGTCTGCGACTACCCGCGGTTCGCGGGAAATCCGGTGGTGGACGAGATAGGCATCCGCTCCTACCTCGGGGCACCGCTGATCGACCGCACCGGCATCGCGCTGGGCACCGTCTGCGCCGTCGACACCGTGCCTCGCCCCTGGGGGCGGGCCGGGCTCGACACCATCAAGTCGCTCGCCCGCGAACTCGTCCGCCGGATCGACGACCGGGAAGGCCACCACCCCCTCTGACCGCCGATCCATCGGCCCATCGAGCCGTCGTTATGGAGGCCGGATGACCACCGGTGCCACGATCACCGCAGCCGACGTCCGTGCGGCCGCGCTTTCCCTGCCCGACACCACCGAGAAGCTCGCCTGGGGGCAGCCCACGTTCCGGGTGGCGGGCAAAATCTTCGCCTCGCTCGGTGACGACGGGACGGCCATGGGCGTGAAGTGCCCTCGCGAGGATCGCGCCGAGCTGATCGCCGCCGAGCCGGAGAAGTTCTTCATCCGCGAGGGACACGACGACCACTACGCCTGGATGCGCGTACGGCTGTCCGCCCTGGACGGCCCGGACGAGCTGGCCGCCATCCTCACCGACTCCTGGTGGCAGGTCGCTCCCCGCCGGCTGGCGGCGGCGCATCCGGAGCTGGGCGCGGCAGGGGAGGGCGACGGCTGATCCGGGCGGGCGGCCGTCCGCCTGCCTCCGGGCGCCGACGGTTCAGGGGCGCAGGAACCCGGTGATCCGCTCCCGCAGGCCCACGGGGTCCAGACCGTGCGCCCTGAGGTGTTCCGTCATCCCCCCGTACCGGCGCAGCTCGGCGCGGCCCACCCCCAGTCCGAGCACCCGGTGGGGCCGGTCCACGAGTGCTTCGCCCGCAGCCGTGGCGGAGGTGCCCGCCAGATACGGTTCCACGAGCACCACGTCCGCGGCCGTCGTCGCGCCGGCGGCCCGGCGTACCCCCGCCGCGTCGAACGGCCGCACGGTCGTCGCGTACAGCACGGTCAGGTCGAGCCCTTCGGTGGCGGCGAGGACGTTGTCGAGCATCGGGCCGACCGCGATCACGGTTCCCCGCCGGCCCTCGCGCACCACGGTGAATCCGTCCGTGCCGCTCACCGGGCGCGCCTCGCTGTTCGCCTGGAGGGAGAGCCGTACGTACACCCGGTCCTCCCCGGCGACCGCGTCCCGCAGCAGCGCCTCGGCCTCGTCAGGGTGCCCCGGCACGTGGACGGTCCAGCCGTCGAGTGTGTCCAGGAGGGCGACGTCGCCGGGAGCCATGTGCGTGA
Proteins encoded in this window:
- a CDS encoding pyridoxamine 5'-phosphate oxidase family protein yields the protein MALTREEREQFLAEPRVAALSVASGEDGRAPLSVPIWYAYEPGGDVRVLTGRTSRKAELIAAAGRFTLLVDRLEPTVRYVSVEGPAVDTRPATRDDLEQMAARYLPAGKVAGYVDFARENHGEQVLITLRPERWVSSDLGQV
- a CDS encoding glyceraldehyde-3-phosphate dehydrogenase: MTVNDDSFTNWMHREEIAESMIPIIGKLHREQDVNVLLHSRSLVNKSVVSILKTHRFARQIAGEELSVTETMPFLRALTTLDLGPSQIDIGMLAATYRADGRGLSVEEFTAQAVAGATGENKIERRASRDVVLYGFGRIGRLLARLLIEKAGSGNGLRLRAIVVRKGKGQDIVKRASLLRRDSIHGQFQGTITVDEANSKIIANGNEIQVIYSDDPTTVDYTAYGINDAILIDNTGRWRDREGLSKHLRPGIAKVVLTAPGKGDVPNIVHGVNHATIKPDDQILSCASCTTNAIVPPLKAMADEYGVLRGHVETVHSYTNDQNLLDNYHDSDRRGRSAALNMVITETGAASAVAKALPDLKAPITGSSIRVPVPDVSIAILSLRLERETTREEVLDYLRNVSLASPLKRQIDFISAPDAVSSDFIGSRHASIVDAGATKVDGDNAILYLWYDNEFGYSCQVIRVVQHVSGVEYPTYPAPAV
- a CDS encoding ATP-binding protein, which codes for MSQLRAPDARPDRRDGGRHGRPGPRAHPAPTGPRAAGPPPDLRMRPQLLRTALLPAVAAVLGGAAAVIFTARAGAVDPSPGLWAALGGSAALAVAAVAAAYLGAHRVAGQVLERTLALRQAGAQGQAELRRVVEQLRDGETVAPHPPRRAQMAGGDAFDLLGQEMARGQEAAVAAVVQASQMFSRAGNEQKVEVFVNLARRLQSLVHREIQILDELEHEVEDPDLLKGLFHVDHLATRIRRHAENLAVLGGAVSRRQWSNPVTMTEVLRSAIAEVEQYPRVKLVPPMEGTLRGHAVADVIHLLAELVENATVFSAPHTQVLLRVQHVTAGLALEVEDRGLGMPEHEQKRMNALLSDPDQVNVAHLLQDGRIGLFVVSALARRHGIAVRLQSNIYGGTQAVLVLPQSLLGDDPDAPPSSDAAPVPPPGAVHRPPVEAAAAVPRQSGPADAASSAQPPTGGARPAPARGRSDRPEPPAGQAPPLPLRAERVDRAAPPASPPEGGSTAAPAGVHERDDRPAPPPARPELPKRSNQEHLVPQLRETPAPRVEDEHALHDPGLMAAFRRGIDLAEAQTAQEENPDGGHGGPDSAETGGQTALDAPLETLSPLPVRGDTAPHERPNPARRSRQDRALSASDLPVPDSYPPDAYPHDIPTYLPGGAVPEPRKDTTFKEWTP
- a CDS encoding roadblock/LC7 domain-containing protein; translated protein: MTSDMRSGQVSDLDWLLSGLVQRVPYTRSAVLLSADGLVKSVHGMDPDSADHMAALAAGLYSLGRSAGARFGDNGDVRQVVVELDSTLLFVSTAGSGTCLAVLAGREADAAVLGYEMAMLVKSVRPYLTTPLRQPAGAPFTPGI
- a CDS encoding DUF742 domain-containing protein, yielding MPAPQDGPLLDDAAGRLIRPYTISNGRTRPSTAFDLLSLIMATGIEPDVPLGPEHTIALGLCEGPVSVAEIAAHLRLPAVVAKVILSDLVACGAVTAHAPAFRDMPTDRSLLEAVLDGLRRQL
- a CDS encoding ATP/GTP-binding protein — encoded protein: MVYDDSSDRTGAPEFFPVALKVLVAGGFGVGKTTFVGAVSEIAPLSTEELLTQSSVGTDNLEGVESKTATTVAMDFGRITLSEQHVLYLFGTPGQERFWFMWDELSRGALGAVVLADTRRLAECFAAVDFFERRGIGFIVAVNEFDGAYRYEPDEVRAALDLGPEVPVVLCDARMASSGTGALVTLVQHLINATSAPAPLQTYGAHP
- a CDS encoding GAF domain-containing protein — its product is MTSFATGRMLLTPTDRHGRARAERLRKLDLGERPDSSYDDFDAFADKVAEATASPFSMVNFIDENRQFFAGLHTPAGNRRGQELGSAAAGSDRGSRYMARDHGYCPHVLARRKALVLDDVCDYPRFAGNPVVDEIGIRSYLGAPLIDRTGIALGTVCAVDTVPRPWGRAGLDTIKSLARELVRRIDDREGHHPL
- a CDS encoding MmcQ/YjbR family DNA-binding protein → MTTGATITAADVRAAALSLPDTTEKLAWGQPTFRVAGKIFASLGDDGTAMGVKCPREDRAELIAAEPEKFFIREGHDDHYAWMRVRLSALDGPDELAAILTDSWWQVAPRRLAAAHPELGAAGEGDG
- a CDS encoding transketolase family protein; the encoded protein is MDTMRDRFISTTSRLLDEQSRLAVVLADISTDGFASARRTHPDRVINVGIREQLLVGAGAGLALAGMRPVVHTFASFLVERPFEQVKLDFGHQGIGGVLVSAGGSYDWPAGGFTHMAPGDVALLDTLDGWTVHVPGHPDEAEALLRDAVAGEDRVYVRLSLQANSEARPVSGTDGFTVVREGRRGTVIAVGPMLDNVLAATEGLDLTVLYATTVRPFDAAGVRRAAGATTAADVVLVEPYLAGTSATAAGEALVDRPHRVLGLGVGRAELRRYGGMTEHLRAHGLDPVGLRERITGFLRP